In Rosa chinensis cultivar Old Blush chromosome 1, RchiOBHm-V2, whole genome shotgun sequence, a genomic segment contains:
- the LOC112186280 gene encoding L-type lectin-domain containing receptor kinase IX.1, whose product MSQMTIESPSVPTSNSSQFLSQKRSEMAVKYSVKITIQCSPELLQFLILLFFLLTFSATSLTFEFSSFPLSVANINISTEGNATLDGFLRLTASARDVAGNSSVGRATYRESFLLQQKSTGKLADFTSSFKFSIKSDSSSNKTADGLAFFLAPAGSLLNFKLGQGSSLGLPVDNTRDDRTRWSNEYPFVAVEFDTFPFGVDWGLNDSHVGIDINSVNSNVTKPWSGGFEKEGENDATISYDSTSKNLSVTFTTIETGVQVNKSISLLVDLLDILPDRVIVGFSASTGDYFALHKIISWSFNSTSLVDENKTSSTSNPPSNPPKPMVEPKSGNTNVGLIVGLVVGGGVILAGMLGLVWFIFCRKRRETAGESTDDDTRVLNDLIPEEFEKGTGPRKFSYNELALATSNFGQGEKLGEGGFGGVYKGFIKDMNSYVAVKKISRGSKQGLKEYAAEVSIISRLRHRNLVQLIGWCHEKKLLLVYEFMPNGSLDSHLFKEKTLLTWEVRYKIAHGLASGLLYLHQEWEQCVLHRDIKSSNVMLDSNFNAKLGDFGLARLVDHGKLSQTTIVAGTMGYMAMEYVTTGKASKESDVYSFGVVALEIACGRKPIDPRYEGKQNNLVEWVWELYGEGKIIEAADPKLWGDFDEKQMECLMIVGLWCAHPDYNSRPLIQQAIQVLNFEVPLPKLPLKMPVAAFPLSLSMLYSGDTKGGQSESSGYGSTIDSSQFTSSFSTKSNPSVNFQGHSGH is encoded by the exons ATGTCTCAGATGACAATTGAATCTCCCAGCGTTCCAACTTCCAACAGTTCACAGTTTCTCTCCCAAAAAAGATCAGAAATGGCCGTCAAATACTCTGTTAAAATCACAATCCAGTGCTCCCCAGAGCTGCTTCAATTCCTTATTCTGCTCTTCTTCCTTTTAACCTTCTCTGCAACCTCACTGACCTTCGAATTCTCCAGCTTTCCATTGTCAGTTGCCAACATCAATATATCCACCGAAGGAAATGCTACCCTTGATGGCTTCCTCCGACTCACCGCAAGTGCGCGTGACGTGGCAGGCAATTCGAGCGTTGGTAGAGCCACCTACAGAGAAAGCTTCCTCCTCCAACAAAAATCCACCGGAAAACTCGCTGATTTTACATCAAGCTTCAAATTCTCCATTAAGTCCGACTCCAGCAGCAACAAAACCGCTGATGGGCTGGCCTTCTTCCTAGCGCCGGCCGGGTCCTTACTGAACTTCAAATTAGGACAGGGTAGCAGTCTTGGTCTCCCTGTCGACAATACGCGGGACGACCGTACCAGGTGGAGTAATGAATACCCGTTTGTCGCCGTCGAGTTTGATACATTCCCATTTGGTGTTGATTGGGGTCTCAATGACAGTCATGTGGGCATCGACATCAACTCAGTCAACTCTAACGTTACCAAGCCATGGTCTGGTGGTtttgagaaagaaggagaaaatgATGCCACAATTAGTTACGACTCCACCTCGAAAAATCTTAGTGTTACCTTCACTACGATTGAAACTGGTGTACAGGTGAACAAAAGTATCAGTTTGTTAGTTGATCTGCTTGATATCTTGCCTGATAGGGTCATCGTTGGGTTCTCTGCTTCAACGGGTGACTATTTTGCTCTGCATAAGATCATTTCTTGGAGCTTTAATTCAACTTCCTTGGTagatgaaaataaaacaagcaGTACATCAAATCCTCCATCAAATCCTCCTAAGCCAATGGTCGAACCCAAGTCAGGAAATACCAATGTTGGACTAATAGTTGGGTTGGTTGTTGGGGGAGGTGTTATCTTGGCTGGTATGTTGGGTTTGGTTTGGTTCATCTTCTGCAGGAAGAGGAGGGAAACAGCTGGGGAAAGTACTGATGATGATACTAGGGTACTTAACGATTTGATCCCTGAAGAATTCGAAAAGGGGACAGGCCCTAGGAAGTTTTCGTACAATGAATTGGCCCTTGCAACTAGTAATTTTGGACAGGGAGAAAAGCTTGGCGAGGGAGGGTTTGGTGGAGTTTACAAGGGCTTCATCAAAGATATGAACTCGTATGTAGCTGTTAAGAAGATATCAAGGGGGTCTAAACAAGGGCTGAAGGAGTATGCAGCAGAAGTGAGTATCATTAGTAGGCTGAGACATCGAAATCTGGTGCAACTCATAGGTTGGTGCCACGAAAAGAAACTCCTACTTGTCTACGAGTTCATGCCCAATGGTAGTTTGGACTCTCATTTGTTCAAAGAAAAAACCTTGTTAACGTGGGAGGTAAGATACAAAATTGCACATGGATTGGCCTCGGGATTGCTCTATCTACACCAAGAATGGGAACAATGTGTGCTGCACAGGGATATTAAATCCAGTAATGTTATGTTGGATTCCAATTTTAACGCGAAACTTGGAGATTTTGGGTTAGCCAGACTCGTAGACCACGGAAAACTATCGCAAACAACAATTGTGGCGGGAACCATGGGCTACATGGCTATGGAATACGTTACAACAGGAAAGGCTAGCAAGGAATCAGATGTCTATAGTTTCGGAGTTGTGGCTTTGGAAATAGCTTGTGGGAGAAAACCCATCGATCCCAGGTATGAAGGAAAGCAAAACAATCTGGTGGAGTGGGTTTGGGAGCTCTATGGAGAAGGGAAAATCATTGAAGCAGCGGACCCAAAATTGTGGGGGGATTTTGATGAGAAGCAAATGGAGTGCTTGATGATTGTCGGGTTATGGTGTGCTCATCCGGATTACAACTCTAGGCCTTTGATCCAACAAGCAATTCAAGTACTTAACTTTGAAGTTCCACTGCCCAAACTACCATTAAAGATGCCGGTGGCTGCTTTTCCATTATCACTCTCGATGTTGTATAGTGGTGACACTAAGGGAGGTCAAAGTGAGTCTTCAGGATATGGTTCTACCATCGACTCCTCACAGTTCACCTCATCTTTTAGCACAAAGTCCAATCCGTCAGTAAATTTTCA GGGTCATAGCGGTCATTAA